The Juglans regia cultivar Chandler chromosome 2, Walnut 2.0, whole genome shotgun sequence genome includes a window with the following:
- the LOC109012174 gene encoding protein NRT1/ PTR FAMILY 7.3-like produces MACLELCKEVKSKEGQEARTLDGSVDWHGRSAIRGKSGGWFAGIIILLNQGLATLAFFGVGVNLVLFLTRVLQQNNADAANNVSKWTGTVYIFSLVGAFLSDSYWGRYKTCAIFQVIFVAGLVSLSLSSYLFLVRPRGCGDGETLCSTPSNMEIGLFYISIYLVALGNGGYQPNICTFGADQFDEENPKEGYSKVAFFSYFYLALNLGSLFSNTILGYFEDGGMWVLGFWASAGSAFAALVLFLVGTPRYRHFKPSGNPLSRFCQVIVAAVKKWRVEMPPSAEGLYEVDGKQSSTNGCRRILHTHGFKFLDRAAFISSRDFEDRNQGVQNPWRLCAITQVEEVKCILRLLPIWLCTILYSVVFTQMASLFVEQGAAMKTTISNFRIPPASMSSFDIISVAVFIFLYRRVLDPLVSRIKKSDSKGLTELQRMGIGLIIAVMAMVSAGILECYRLKYARKDCRHCEGSSSLSIFWQIPQYAFIGASEVFMYVGQLEFFNAQTPDGLKSFGSALCMASISLGNYVSSLLVTMVMKISTEDHMPGWIPGNLNKGHLDRFYFLLAALTTIDLVIYVGCAKWYKSIKLEGRFEEKYEAEDFRV; encoded by the exons ATGGCTTGCTTAGAGTTGTGTAAGGAG GTTAAATCCAAAGAAGGGCAAGAAGCACGCACTCTGGATGGAAGTGTTGATTGGCATGGCCGCTCGGCAATCAGAGGAAAATCTGGAGGGTGGTTTGCTGGGATTATCATACTTC TGAACCAAGGTCTAGCTACCCTAGCATTTTTTGGAGTAGGAGTGAACCTGGTATTGTTCTTGACAAGGGTCTTACAGCAAAACAATGCTGATGCTGCTAACAACGTGAGCAAATGGACTGGAACAGTTTACATCTTCTCTCTGGTTGGCGCTTTCCTTAGTGATTCCTACTGGGGGAGATACAAAACCTGTGCCATATTTCAGGTCATCTTTGTCGCG GGTTTGGTATCACTATCACTATCGTCATATCTATTCTTGGTCAGACCTAGAGGTTGTGGGGATGGAGAAACTCTATGTAGTACCCCTTCAAACATGGAGATTGGATTATTTTACATATCTATCTACCTTGTTGCCCTGGGAAATGGAGGGTATCAACCTAATATTTGTACGTTTGGGGCTGATCAATTTGATGAGGAAAACCCCAAAGAAGGGTACTCAAAGGTAGCCTTTTTTAGCTACTTCTATCTGGCTTTAAACCTTGGTTCCCTCTTCTCAAATACCATACTGGGGTACTTTGAGGATGGAGGGATGTGGGTTTTAGGATTTTGGGCGTCTGCCGGCTCTGCCTTTGCAGCATTAGTCTTGTTTCTTGTTGGGACCCCAAGGTACAGACACTTCAAGCCAAGTGGCAACCCTCTCTCCAGGTTTTGCCAGGTCATAGTTGCTGCAGTGAAGAAGTGGAGGGTCGAGATGCCACCAAGTGCAGAGGGCTTGTATGAAGTGGATGGAAAACAGTCTTCCACTAATGGTTGTAGAAGGATACTCCACACCCATGGCTTCAA GTTCTTGGATAGGGCAGCATTTATCTCATCGAGGGACTTTGAGGACCGGAACCAGGGTGTTCAGAATCCCTGGCGGCTCTGCGCAATCACCCAAGTGGAAGAAGTTAAATGCATTCTAAGACTACTCCCAATTTGGCTCTGCACTATACTCTACTCTGTAGTCTTCACACAAATGGCCTCTCTCTTTGTGGAGCAAGGTGCTGCCATGAAAACTACCATCTCAAACTTCCGAATCCCACCTGCAAGCATGTCTAGCTTTGACATAATCAGCGTAGCAGTTTTTATCTTCCTTTACCGGCGAGTTCTTGACCCACTTGTCAGTAGAATTAAGAAATCAGATTCCAAGGGACTCACTGAGCTTCAGAGAATGGGCATTGGCCTTATTATAGCTGTGATGGCAATGGTTTCAGCCGGGATACTGGAATGCTATAGGCTGAAGTATGCAAGAAAAGACTGCAGACACTGTGAAGGCTCAAGCTCCTTGAGtatcttttggcaaattcctCAGTATGCCTTTATAGGAGCTTCTGAAGTTTTCATGTATGTGGGACAATTGGAGTTCTTTAATGCACAGACACCAGATGGGTTAAAGAGCTTTGGAAGTGCACTTTGCATGGCATCTATCTCTCTTGGGAATTATGTGAGTAGCTTGCTTGTGACTATGGTAATGAAGATCTCAACTGAGGATCACATGCCAGGATGGATCCCAGGAAATCTCAACAAAGGTCACCTGGACAGGTTTTACTTCCTGTTAGCCGCCTTGACAACAATAGATTTGGTTATCTATGTTGGTTGTGCTAAGTGGTACAAGTCTATCAAGTTGGAAGGAAGATTTGAAGAGAAATATGAGGCAGAAGACTTCAGAGTCTGA